Below is a genomic region from Insulibacter thermoxylanivorax.
GTCTAATCGTTGTCCCTTCTCAGTCATATCTTTGACTCCCTTTATCTATTGAAGTTGTTAACAAGGCGATAACCGTGACCATCGGAGCGCTAAACGCACCCCGAAGGATCACGGTTTGTTGTTACATGATCAACTGATGAGAACCTCAGCGTACATGTGACAAGTTCTCTTCGATTCGATCTTGGGTAAGGCTGACATAGCCGACGAGTTCCACAAGCTCTTGCCCTTCTTCACTCATGTAGTATTCGATGAAGGCCTTCACTTCCGGACGCTCGAGCGCGGACTTCAGCGGATACATATAGATCTCGCGGGACAGCGGAGCATACGTTCCGTTGTTAATCGTCTCAAGCGTAGGAGCGACATATTCATCGGAGCCTTCTGCTTTGATCGCCACAGCTTTCAGCTTATCTTGGTTCTCGATGTAGTAGGCGAATCCAAAGTATCCAAGCGAATACTTGTCATTGCTTACCCCTTGCACCAGCACGTTGTCATCCTCAGATGGGATATAATCTTCACGGGAAGCGAAGGCTTCGCCAACGATGGCTTCTGTGAAGTATTCGAAGGTGCCGGAAGCCGTGCCGGGACCGTATAGATTGATCTTCTCATTCGGCCAGCTCGGATCTACATCAGACCAGTAGGTAACTTGGCTGCCCGGTTCCCAGATCATCTTCAGCTGCTCAACGGTCATC
It encodes:
- a CDS encoding PstS family phosphate ABC transporter substrate-binding protein, which gives rise to MAKGIIQKGILLLASLALVFPLAACGGANNGNNAANGGSGGETGSQQNQTSNQTEELSGEIILNGSSTVYPVALAVAEEFMNANPGVNVQVASTGSSNGIKAIINGEADIANASRLIKDEEVQTIQANGDDVVQMPVAFDGITVVIHKDNDWAEEMTVEQLKMIWEPGSQVTYWSDVDPSWPNEKINLYGPGTASGTFEYFTEAIVGEAFASREDYIPSEDDNVLVQGVSNDKYSLGYFGFAYYIENQDKLKAVAIKAEGSDEYVAPTLETINNGTYAPLSREIYMYPLKSALERPEVKAFIEYYMSEEGQELVELVGYVSLTQDRIEENLSHVR